The Miscanthus floridulus cultivar M001 chromosome 17, ASM1932011v1, whole genome shotgun sequence genome has a window encoding:
- the LOC136518780 gene encoding pentatricopeptide repeat-containing protein At3g05340-like yields the protein MRDAWSPLLNYAHLSGVLARCGRAGDLRLGTALHAIVAKNPNHFRLCPHRASLHHVLAVWNSLVAMYGRCGRRGDAARVFDEMPLRDSVSWNSLLAASALATDALTLLRRMLRSAPGAAACDHATFTTVLSACARADGGGGWGTGAASLPVVHGLAVSCGLDAEVSVGNALITAYFECSSPGSAERTFDAMADRNVITWTAMVSGMARAERYRESLSLFRQMRHAVDANRASYSSSLLACAGSLAAREGQQIHGLAVKAGFETDLHVESELMDMYSKCGLMEDALRVFRSCQDPDEVFLTVILVGFAQNGLEEKAFGLFAEMVGKGIHIDANMVSAVLGAFGASAPFALGKQIHALVIKKCFGRNTYVCNGLINMYSKCGELQESIEVFDGMPSKNTITWNSIIAAFARHGHGSEVFGLFESMKADHVKPTNVTFLSLLHGCSHVGSARKGLEILNSMSSQYGIHPKVEHYACVVDMLGRASQLDDAKAFIEDGPFKDSALLWQALMGACSFHKNSEVGKYAAEKLLLLDPDCTAAYVLLSNIYSSEGRWDDRARIMKRMREKGLRKDTGKSWIELEKEVRSFVIGPRSHPDDVLMQLSAVASDQEDLIESNAL from the coding sequence ATGAGAGATGCGTGGTCCCCACTCCTCAACTACGCCCACCTCAGCGGCGTCCTCGCCCGCTGCGGCCGCGCCGGGGACCTCCGCCTCGGCACCGCGCTGCACGCCATCGTCGCCAAGAACCCCAACCACTTCCGCCTCTGCCCACACCGTGCCAGCTTGCACCACGTGCTCGCCGTATGGAACTCCCTCGTCGCCATGTACGGCCGCTGCGGCCGCCGCGGGGACGCCGCCAGGGTGTTCGACGAAATGCCCCTCCGGGACTCCGTGTCCTGGAACTCGCTCCTCGCCGCCTCCGCCTTGGCCACGGATGCGCTCACGCTGCTCAGGCGGATGCTGCGCTCCGCACCAGGCGCCGCCGCGTGCGACCACGCCACGTTCACCACCGTCCTGTCCGCATGCGCGCGTGCTGACGGGGGCGGGGGCTGGGGCACGGGCGCCGCGTCGCTCCCCGTGGTGCACGGACTGGCGGTGTCGTGTGGGCTCGACGCCGAGGTGTCCGTCGGGAACGCGCTGATCACCGCCTACTTCGAGTGCAGCTCCCCAGGCTCGGCGGAACGGACGTTCGACGCCATGGCAGACAGGAACGTCATCACGTGGACGGCCATGGTCTCCGGGATGGCTCGGGCAGAACGATATAGGGAGAGTCTGTCTCTGTTTCGGCAGATGAGGCACGCGGTGGACGCCAACAGGGCCTCATACTCAAGCTCTTTGTTAGCATGTGCCGGATCACTTGCCGCCAGGGAAGGGCAGCAGATTCATGGGCTTGCCGTTAAGGCTGGGTTTGAGACTGATCTCCATGTCGAGAGTGAGCTCATGGATATGTACTCCAAATGTGGGTTGATGGAGGATGCGCTAAGGGTGTTCCGCTCCTGTCAGGATCCTGATGAAGTTTTCTTGACCGTGATTCTTGTTGGGTTTGCTCAAAATGGACTGGAGGAGAAGGCATTCGGATTGTTTGCTGAGATGGTCGGGAAAGGAATCCACATTGATGCAAACATGGTTTCTGCAGTCCTGGGGGCCTTCGGTGCTTCCGCGCCATTTGCTCTTGGGAAGCAGATCCACGCATTGGTCATCAAAAAGTGCTTCGGACGGAACACCTATGTCTGCAATGGTCTGATCAATATGTATTCCAAATGCGGTGAACTACAGGAGTCTATCGAAGTGTTTGATGGAATGCCGAGCAAGAATACGATTACATGGAATTCCATCATTGCAGCCTTTGCCCGACATGGTCATGGTTCGgaggtttttggattgtttgaGTCCATGAAAGCCGATCATGTCAAGCCGACTAATGTCACATTCTTGTCACTGCTCCACGGATGCAGCCATGTTGGATCAGCCAGGAAAGGACTGGAGATACTGAATTCCATGTCATCACAATATGGAATCCATCCAAAGGTGGAGCATTATGCATGTGTGGTTGACATGCTTGGCCGAGCCAGCCAGCTGGATGACGCCAAGGCATTCATAGAAGATGGACCCTTCAAGGACAGCGCTCTCCTCTGGCAGGCCTTGATGGGAGCTTGCAGCTTCCATAAGAACTCAGAAGTCGGAAAATATGCAGCAGAGAAGTTGCTCCTCCTGGACCCTGACTGCACTGCCGCTTATGTCTTGCTCTCAAACATCTACTCATCTGAGGGCAGATGGGATGACAGAGCCAGGATCATGAAGAGGATGAGAGAAAAGGGCTTGAGGAAGGACACTGGCAAGAGCTGGATTGAGCTGGAAAAGGAGGTCCGTTCTTTTGTCATTGGGCCAAGGTCTCACCCTGATGATGTGCTGATGCAGTTGTCTGCAGTTGCCAGTGATCAAGAAGATCTTATAGAGAGCAATGCTCTGTGA